A region of the Triplophysa rosa linkage group LG5, Trosa_1v2, whole genome shotgun sequence genome:
gggtaaaacattacagcggattcctttgtgaacaaggcagaggtcgacgctggatttgcagagaaactaaaattaaaaagcagtgctgtgccgtcaatattggattcgatgggaatggcgcagcaattttatgtgagtacaacatttttgtactttgTGTCATTATtactttgttagagatcgcttgatatgcccagAGCCCTATTAGCACAGGATTATtgttacctggggacctctagtcgtttgtaataattgcagaggctgtctgtgatcttaatcccgtgcgatcGGCCATGTctttaatttgtaaagtaaaaattcccccacaaatgacctaccatattttgacaaacacgaggtcctgtgataatattagtcccgtgcgaatcggcatctctgtgatttggcgggctcatatatcatttttcaaggttttatccaccgtttgcaaataatagaggctgttttgaagtgttttagtATTATTTCGgctgctgggtcatatccataagtcaccaggagtctcccgtttgtttatttatcatggaaactctcctAACATTTGAGATTCGCGATTGCTGTGATCTtatgtccggttcgcgatcacggggctcaaatgttgacaggtacggatatcattaaacaccatacaactataggctatacaaactaaaTGCAAAACCTTGCGAGTTCTCATGTCTACAGTaagttttcctttatttgtcAAACTACTTCCACACCGCAGACATGTGTACAGGCGCACGTTAATATGAATTTTAGCTCATGTTTCTTAAGACTACTTTTCACTTTCTGAACAGGTGTATGGGCATCTTCATGTGGTTCGCAAAATTTCTTTTGTATCtaaaactcttttcacactggACACGTGTATGGGCgttctccagtgtgagttctcatgtggacatcaagacattttttttgtgtgaaactctttccacagtgaACACATGTGTATGGGCgttctccagtgtgagttctcatgtggacatcaagacattttttttgtgtgaaactctttccacagtgaacacacaagtatggacgctctccagtgtgaattctcatgtgggcatcaagatttcttttatctgcgaaactctttccacactgagaacaGGTGTATGGTCGTTCTCCAGTATGACTTCTCATGTGGACATCaagattgtgtttttgtgtgaaactctttccacagtgaACACACAAGTATGGAcactctccagtgtgaactctcatgtgggtattaagatttcttttatctgtgaaactctttccacactgaacacaggtgtatggacgctctccagtgtgagttctcacGTGGGCATCAAGACTgattttttgtgtgaaactctttccacactgaggacaggTGTACGGGCGTTCTCCAGTGTGACATCTTATGTGGACATCAAGACTGATTTTTTGgatgaaactctttccacactgagaacaggtgtatggacgctctccagtATGAGTTCTCATGTGGGTATCAAGATTTCTTTTATCTGagaaactcttttcacactgagaacaGGTGTAcgggcgctctccagtgtgaactctcatgtggacatcaagaatgttttttcgtatgaaactctttccacactgagaacaGGTGTATGgtcgctctccagtgtgaactctcatgtggacatcaagacattttttgtgtgtaaaactctttccacagtgaacacacaagtatggacgctctccagtgtgaattctcatgtggacatcaagacattttttgtgtgtaaaactctttccacagtgaacacacaagtatggacgctctccagtgtgaattctcatgtggacatcaagatttcttttatttgcgaaactctttccacactgaacacacgtgtatggacgctctccagtgtgaattctcatgtgagCTGTAAGTCTTCCTTGGcttgagaaatgtttttcacACTGAGGGCAGGTGAAAGGCATTTTTCCAGTGTGGATTCTTATGTGCTCTTTACTTTCACATCCCTTTCCACAATGAGGATATACTGATGTTTCTTTCAGTTCCATTAGATCTAAAATCAAAGGAAAGAAgtattttattagtattttatttttagtattgTTTTTTAGTAATTTCTTAGATCTGTCAACATTAACACATGATTGCATGCAATTGAAAGTTTTCTACCGTATCCACTACATTAAAACCAAATTGGCTAAAATATATGCAAACACAGATGAAACATGTGAACCTTGCAAAACATCCAAGGCAGATCTGGCCCATATGTTCTGGTCATGTTCTAAATTGAGACAATATTGGTTTTCAATTTTTGAGATCTTAGGCTCAGCTTATAAAATAAGAATTCAACCTAACCCAGTAATGGCTTTGTTTAGTACCACAGGTGATGACACTTACATAACTGAGGATAAAGAAAATGCCTTTGCATTTGCAACATTAATAGCTAGAAGAAGAATTCTTTTAGAATGGAAATCACCAACTCCACCTAAACTGTCGTTATGGCTTAGTGACCTAATGGTGTTTCTCTTCAACCTCTTCCTTTGTTACAatttttattaaagatttttttttagataacaGTTGTATTTATACTTCCACAATGTTACGATGtgtgttattgtttttattttatttatttatctatttaattttgttttatgggAGGTTTTATGTTCAATGGGGATTTGGGGTAACAAATTGGGGGGAAAATGTATGCCTTTGAAAGTGCTCTGTCactgtataataatttttttttacacgcacacacacacacacgtttgcgcagctatctttatgaggacatacattgacgcaATGCAATCTGTAGCCcgttaccctaaccctaaccaacagaactacatgcctgaccctaacccttaccctaaacctaattataacctaaagcctaaaaccaagtcttcaccctcaaacagccctttaaaggggtctctggaagtgaggaccggccaaaatgtcctcactttactctccttgtcctcacaccgctggtctacaactcaaaccggtcctcacaaataCGCATGCACgcgtacgcacgcacacacacacgcacgcacgtacTTTCAATATACCAAACGGCTTTAATTTAAAATCCTTAacacatcaacaacaacaaaataaaagctaagaacacatttacaatttttatAATAGCAAAATTTTATACAAAAGCATAAAATTCATTATTATAGATCTAGTCATCAAACAGACCTGGAAAAACAAATGGTAATTTTTGTGATAAGCATGGAATACATTTTGAATAATTAAATTTGATTAATCCGTATAAAAAATCAGctatattactgtaatatacagtggcttgcaaaagtattcaacccccttcattttattcacattttgttatgctgctgccttatcttaaactacttaaaaaatttttttttttacattaatatacactccatgcacaataatgacaaaacaaaaaactgatttttgacagctttgcaaatttattaaaaataaaaaacaaaaataagtacatttcataagtattcacacccttttctgggacacttgaaattttgctcagaagcattagttttgcttgttaatctttatacacttcgagtggagttaacctgtgccaaattcaattgaataagtatgatttggagcggcacatacctctctataaagggtgcaacagctgaaaatgcatatcaaagtaaaaaccaagacatgaggtcaaaagaactgccagtagagctttgagacaggattgtatcaaggcacagatctggggaagacttctgaaaaaaatctgctgtattgaaggttcacagaagcatgtagcctccatttatcctcaatgaaagaggtttggaaccaccagatctcttacttgagctgacctcctgtccaaactgagccatcgatggagaagggtcttggttagagcggtgaccaagaagctgatgattactctggttgagctccatgatcatatatggagatgggagaaacttacagaaggacaaacatcactgcaacactccaccaatctgggctttatggcttagtggccagactcaagcctttgctcagtgaagacacatggaaacttgaaatatgcaaaaacatacttcaacgaatctttcaaactgtcagaaacaagatattctggtctgatgaatctcagattcatgcatcatgtctggggaaaaacaagcactgctcaacacctgtacaataccgtcttaacagtaaagtggagtggaaacagcatcatgatgtgggggtgtttttcagcttcagggactgtacacacaatacggagataatgatcatgaaaacctagcccagaacattcagaacctcagacagggcagaaggttcattctccaacatgacaatgatcctaagcacacaactaaaacaatgcaagagtggcttatggacaactctgtctatgtccttgagtggcccagctagtgcttgaacccaactgaacatctctgtagaaacctgaaaatgtctgtctactgatgatctccatccaacctgacagagtttgagaggatctgaggagaagaatgacagaaaattgccaaatgcagatgtgtagagcttttcacatcatacccaaaaagatttgagtctgtaaaggcgctttaaccattttctgagttaagggtgtgaatacttatgcaatgtacttatttttgtttttgtttttaataaatttgcaaagctgtcaaaaatcagttttttgttttgtcattattgtgtatggagtgtagattaatgtaaaaaaataatcatttaaagtagtttaagataaggcagcagcataacaaaatgtgaataaaatgaagggggttgaatacttttgcaagccactgtatgaCTGATGTTCagaaattgttattttaaaaccataaaatcttaacaaaaacattgttttcatGATAGAAAAATCAACTGATTTTACGTCAATGTTTCTCACTAATAACCATTAACCCTCAACCTCTCCTTGGGGTTAATATGGCCCCAATCAAGTGTTccttagttaaaaaaaatggttCCCTTCATCTCAGTGGAATAAGATTTTGTAACTTTTCTACATTTCCTATCTATATTCACATAAAAATCTTGATCCGGTTGTTCTGAAggtatgtaaaaaaaaagttaattaatCTGGTATTTGGGGTCAATATGACCCcaattgaaaatgaatgggaaatgcaaaaaaaaaacttcattagtaaaacaaaaaaattatacaatttGTACAAAAAGATAAGATATGACTGTCCTTAAACACTTTGTGGGTATGCAGAATGAGAAGCTAAGGCCCAGAGTGTTGAGTATTACAAATGAATGTGtaacagggctccagactgcgactaaaACGGTCTTATTTACGACCAAAAAGATTAATTTACGAGTGATATTTTTGCAGAGATCACGCAAATTTGCTCGTATTTAAAGTATTTCCAATGGAAGCGctgcacttaaaaaaaaaaccagTGTACTGAATGCcaacgagagagagacagagagctgTACAGGTATACCTCACTTCGCAACCCCAAGAggtgctctagcgacagacacTAGAGGCTGCAGCCTTTCCTCGTTAGAGCACATGATTTCCATGCCTGGTAGCAGGAGCATAGCCTGACTACTATGGAATTCCAAACctgacttaattaaaaataaataaatacaaaaataaatccatgaagaaatgtaaaacagcaaaaataaatgagtatttatgcttttattaccttatttatgtgtaattatacattttttcacgtttattttttttttcatttcattatttatacatttatttatttccacttttatttatttccacatttattcatgtatatatgtatttattcctacatttatttattttcacatttatttatttatttatgcatttcattgtctgtatgctaatgagtgggggcgtgtttcacctcacacattagcaatcgatctcagagcagtggtgctgaagctttgaggccacagggacaccttgtggtgtgaccaaatgaaacgaggttgacgaagttgcatagagaaggcaatctagttATTAAATATCACccttactgtatgtatatagggttaccacacatagcctacatactctttattagggacatggccgtaaaacattatccggtcaagatttctaaaatatcttggcacacatgaacagaaactgcacaacaacaggtctgctatgagacacttggaagaatacacttggacatggaagcgcgtgaaattatcGACTAGTaatcacatttaatgtaaatgcgctggatagagctgataagagcttgagttgtttgtcgatgagactcgcaccCACCAGCTCAGAACgtcgagagaaaccagcgcatttcactgaagtctacacAAGCATTGTGATCAATGCGTTTAAAACGCgcctgcaaatacagtttacattcgcgtttcctaactttgcaatgcataacatgtggcatttcgaatgcttaaattataacgcatatttcatAGATGCTGCTCTTAGATACTGATTAATGATAAGTCATCAATTGGATTTAGGGATCCGGGATTAAATCAAACCAAAAGTGCATGCTCATGTAAATGCAGTGAGACACGCATCTCACGCCATCGATACGTGCCCATCGTACCCATTCAAACAGCACCGTTAGGTAGCctacaggtacatctcaaaaaattagaatatcatgaaaaaggtcaaaaaaatttgtcactcatttcagaaagtgaaacccatatattctatagattcattacacagagtgaaatatttcaagccattacttcttgaaattttgatgattatggcttaccgataatgaaaacccaaaatccAGTGTCTccgaaaattagaatattgcataagatcaataaaggaaaaggatattttaaacagaaatgtcagggtTCTGAAAAGTATACTACACtcgttgggcctccttttgcatgaattactgcatcaatgtgcatggcgtggcatggaggcaatcagcctgtggcactgctcaggtggaagcccaggttgctttgatagcggcattcaggtcatctgcattgttgtctggtgtctctcatctttCCTTCAGAAAACACTGGACCACAAAGTCCTCTTTCAGATGAAAgttaattttgcatttaatttggaaatcaaggtcccagagtctggtGGAAGAGttttttagagcacttcatgcttccttctgctgacaagctttatggagatgctgatttcattttctagCAGGACTTAGCACCTCCCCACACTGCgaaaggtaccaaaagctggaTCAATGACCATGGTGTTAATGTGCTTGActggccagcaaacccgcctgacctgaacccaaTAGAGAATCTTTGGggtattgtcaagaggaagatgagagacaccagacccaacaatgcagatgacctgaaggccgctatcaaagcaacctgggcttccaatacacctgagcagtgccacaggctgattgcctcctTGCCATgccgcattgatgcagtaattcatgcaaaaggaggcccaaccgaatattgagtgcatagaaatgaacatgcTTTTCAGAaccctgacatttctgtttaaaatatcatttttctttattgATCTTATGCAATATTGTAATTTTCGGAGACACTGAaatttgggttttcattatatgtaagccataatcatcaaaatttcaagaaataaaggcttgaaatatataatatatgagTTTCATATAAAagctcaaagcttcagcaccaccgctctgagatcgattgctaatgtctgaggtgaaacacgcccccacccattagcatacagacaaagaaattcataaataaataaatgtagaaataaataaatgtgaaaataaataaatgtaggaataaatacatatatacatgaataaatgtggaaataaataaaagtggaaataaataaatgtataaataattaaatgaaaaaataa
Encoded here:
- the LOC130554200 gene encoding gastrula zinc finger protein XlCGF57.1-like, yielding MELKETSVYPHCGKGCESKEHIRIHTGKMPFTCPQCEKHFSSQGRLTAHMRIHTGERPYTCVQCGKSFANKRNLDVHMRIHTGERPYLCVHCGKSFTHKKCLDVHMRIHTGERPYLCVHCGKSFTHKKCLDVHMRVHTGERPYTCSQCGKSFIRKNILDVHMRVHTGERPYTCSQCEKSFSDKRNLDTHMRTHTGERPYTCSQCGKSFIQKISLDVHIRCHTGERPYTCPQCGKSFTQKISLDAHVRTHTGERPYTCVQCGKSFTDKRNLNTHMRVHTGECPYLCVHCGKSFTQKHNLDVHMRSHTGERPYTCSQCGKSFADKRNLDAHMRIHTGERPYLCVHCGKSFTQKKCLDVHMRTHTGERPYTCVHCGKSFTQKKCLDVHMRTHTGERPYTCPV